The Henckelia pumila isolate YLH828 chromosome 2, ASM3356847v2, whole genome shotgun sequence genome includes a window with the following:
- the LOC140878438 gene encoding uncharacterized protein has protein sequence MSEDYGRSISESSLFITNKLLLEIRRLLHQYKKKLDDFDLPPISTDFIGDFPLPRIIKDELSIEIPEEDLRSIEHLNAHQKMAFDTIMESIMRNHSNIFFIDGPGGTGKTFLYRSILAQLRKNGKIAIAVATSGIAATLLPGGRTAHSRLQIPLRPTTSTLCKINKQSDLAELIRRATTVVWDEAPMANRYAFEAVSQNFQDIMDNQLPFGGKTIIFCGNFRQVLPVVKRGSMRDQIAASISRSSFWNSVKILHLQQNMRSAQDIEFSKFLLRVGDGLEENVGGNFIKFPNSMIIPWESENSIQQLIDYVFPNMSDHVHDANYMVDRAIITTKNVDVDEINEILILKFPGEEKVYTSWDSVEDDNHNLFQ, from the coding sequence ATGTCTGAAGATTATGGTAGATCTATTTCAGAAAGTAGTTTatttatcacaaataaattgCTTCTTGAGATACGACGATTGCTGcatcaatataaaaaaaaattggatgaCTTTGATTTGCCACCAATAAGTACCGACTTCATAGGAGATTTCCCATTGCCAAGAATAATCAAGGATGAGCTCTCGATTGAAATACCTGAAGAAGATTTGAGATCTATCGAACATTTAAATGCGCATCAAAAGATGGCTTTTGATACTATAATGGAAAGTATTATGCGCAATCACTCAAACATTTTCTTCATTGATGGTCCAGGTGGGACAGGTAAAACTTTTCTTTATCGATCAATTCTGGCACAGTTACGAAAAAATGGTAAAATTGCAATTGCAGTAGCAACTTCTGGAATTGCTGCAACATTGTTACCTGGTGGTAGGACTGCACATTCACGCCTCCAAATACCACTAAGACCGACGACATCAACACTTTGCAAGATTAACAAGCAGTCAGATCTTGCAGAGTTAATAAGACGTGCGACAACTGTGGTATGGGATGAGGCTCCAATGGCAAATCGTTATGCTTTTGAAGCTGTTAGTCAAAATTTCCAAGATATAATGGATAACCAATTGCCATTTGGAGGAAAGACTATTATTTTTTGTGGTAACTTTAGGCAAGTATTACCAGTTGTTAAACGAGGATCAATGAGAGATCAAATTGCTGCCAGCATTTCAAGGTCGTCATTTTGGAATTCAGTGAAGATATTACACTTACAACAAAATATGAGATCTGCCCAAGATATTGAGTTCTCAAAATTTCTTTTACGTGTTGGTGATGGTTTAGAAGAAAATGTAGGtggtaattttataaagtttccAAATTCGATGATCATACCATGGGAAAGTGAAAATTCAATTCAACAATTGATTGATTATGTTTTTCCAAATATGTCAGACCATGTACATGATGCAAATTACATGGTTGACAGAGCTATTATCACTACAAAAAATGTAGATGTTGATGAAATCAATGAAATtctcattttaaaatttcctgGAGAAGAAAAAGTATACACATCTTGGGACTCCGTAGAAGATGATAACCACAATCTTTTCCAATAA